A stretch of DNA from Serinibacter arcticus:
GCGTCATGGCCGCCACCCGCGGCCAGGGCTTCGGCGCCGAGGTCAAGCGCCGGATCATCCTGGGGACCTACGCCCTCTCGGCGGGCTACTACGACGCCTACTACGGCAGCGCGCAGAAGGTCCGCACGCTCATCCAGCGCGACTTCGCGGCCGCGTACTCCCAGGTCGACGTGCTCGTCTCGCCGACGGCCCCGACCACGGCGTTCACGCTCGGCGAGAAGCTCGACGACCCGCTGGCGATGTACCTCAACGACGTCGCGACGATCCCCGCCAACCTCGCCGGCGTCCCCGGCATCTCGGTGCCCAACGGCCTCGACGACGCCGGCCTGCCGATCGGCATCCAGGTGCTCGCCCCGGCCCGCGCCGACGCCCGCCTCTACCGCGTGGGCGCCGCCCTGGAGCACCACTACACGGCATCGCAGGGTGCCATCCTCGACCGCATCCCGGAGGTGTCCCGGTGACCACCCGCCCCGCCGTCGCGCTCGTCGACTTCGACGACGCCGTCCGCCGGTACGACCCCGTCCTCGGCATCGAGGTCCACGTCGAGCTCGGCACCGCCACGAAGATGTTCGACGGCGCCCCCGTCACCTTCGGGGCCGAGCCGAACACGCAGGTCACGCCCGTCTCGCTCGGGCTGCCGGGCGCCCTGCCCGCGGTCAACCGCAAGGCCGTGGAGTCGGCGATCAAGATCGGCCTCGCGCTCAACTGCGAGATCGCGCCGGTGTGCCGCTTCGCCCGGAAGAACTACTTCTACCCGGACGTGCCGAAGAACTTCCAGACCTCGCAGTACGACGAGCCCATCGCCTTCGACGGCTGGCTCGACGTCGAGCTGTCCGACGGCGAGGTCGTCCGCGTGGAGATCGAGCGCGCGCACATGGAGGAGGACGCGGGCAAGAACACCCACGTCGGCGGCCACGACGGTCGACTCCAGGGCGCGGAGTACTCGCTCGTGGACTACAACCGCGCGGGCATCCCGCTGGTGGAGATCGTCACGCGCCCGATCCCGGGCACCGGCGAGCGCGCCCCCGAGGTCGCGGCCGCCTACGTCCGCACGCTGCGCGACATCTTCCGGGCGCTGGACGTCTCCGAGGCGAAGATGGAGCGCGGCAACGTCCGCGCCGACGTCAACCTCTCGCTGCGGGCCACACCGGACAGCCCGCTCGGGACCCGCACCGAGACGAAGAACGTCAACTCCTTCCGCAGCGTCGAGCGCGCCGTGCGCTACGAGGTCTCGCGCCAGGCCGCCGTGCTCGACGCCGGCGGCACGGTCATCCAGGAGACGCGCCACTTCCACGAGAGCGACGCCTCGACCTCGCCCGGTCGTGTGAAGTCCGACGCCGAGGACTACCGCTACTTCCCCGAGCCCGACCTGGTGCCCGTCGCGCCGTCGCGCGAGTGGGTCGAGGAGATCCGGGCGACGCTGCCGGAGCTCCCGGCCGCGCGCCGTCGTCGCCTCGACGGCGAGTGGGGCTTCGCCGAGGCCGAGATGCGCGACGTCGTGAACGCCGGCGCCCTCGACCTCCTCGAGGCGACGGTCCGGGCCGGCTCCTCGCCCGCCGCCGCGCGCAAGTGGTGGATGGGTGAGCTGGCCCGCGTGGCCAACGCCGGCGAGGTGACGCTGGAGGAGCTGGCGATCACGCCCGCGCAGGTCGCGCAGCTGCAGGGCCTGGTCGACTCGGGCCGCCTCAACGACAAGCTCGCGCGCCAGGCGCTCGAGGGCGTCCTGGCGGGCGAGGGCGACCCCGAGCAGGTCGCCGCCGCGCGCGGGCTCGAGATCGTCTCCGACGACGGCCCGCTGCTCGAGGCCATCGACGCCGCCCTGGCGGCCCAGCCCGACATCGCCGAGAAGATCCGTGGCGGCAACCTCGGTCCGATCGGCGCCGTGATCGGCGCCGTCATGAAGGCCACCCGCGGCCAGGCCGACGCCGGCCGCGTGCGCGAGCTGGTGCTGGAGCGCGTGGCGTCCTGACATGACCGGGGGCAGAAGATGACGACGACGCCGCCGCTGTCCGCCGTCGCGCAGGACTACCTCAAGCTCGTCTGGAACGCGCAGGAGTGGTCCGACGCGCCGCTGACGGTCAAGGCGCTCGCGCAGCGCCTCGGCGTCACGGCGGGCACCGTCAGCGAGGGCGTCCGCCGGCTCGCCGACGTCGGACTCATCGACCACGCCCGGTACGGCCAGATCGCTCTCACCCCCGCCGGCCGGGTCGCGGCGCTGGCGGTGGTGCGGCGTCACCGTCTCGTGGAGACGCTGCTCGTGGAGACCTTCGGGTACTCCTGGGACGAGGTGCACGACGAGGCCGAGGTGCTCGAGCACGCCATCTCGGACGAGCTCGAGCGCCGGATCGACATCCACCTCGGCCACCCCACCCACGATCCGCACGGCGATCCGATCCCGACGGCCGACGGCGAGATCACCATCCCGGCCGCCCGTCACCTGGGTGACCTCGAGGCGGGGGAGTGCGGCGTCGTGACCCGGGTGTCCGACGCGGATCCCGCGCTCCTGCAGCGGCTCGCCCAGGAGCGCGTCGTGCCGGGGGAGCACGTGCGGGTGACGGGGCGGGACTCCGCGTCGGCGCTGATGTTCGTGGCGCCGCTGCCGCACGCGGAGGAGTCGGGGTCGACGTCGTCGGCGCCGTTCGGCATCACGGCTCTGCGTCACGTCTGGGTGGTGCCGGGGTGATGTTCGCGACCGGGCCGGCCGTCGCCGTCGGTGCGCTGTGCGTGCTCGGGGTGAACCTGTACGCGGCCGCCCTCATCGTGCTGCGCGCCCGGCGCTACCGGACACCGCTGTACAAGCCGATGCTGCTGAACATCGCCCTGTCCAACGTGCCGATCGTGCTGGCCGTGCTCGGCCTCGTCGTGGTCCTGCTCGCGCAGATCCCCGTGATCGAGGACGCCTCGCTCAGCTGGGTCGGTCCGACCGCGTTCGCCGCGACGGCGGTCGTGTTCGTCGCGTTCTTCCCGAACTCCGCCTACCTCATCACCGAGCTGAACTTCTCCCACCGCAAGGAGGGGGACGGCGTCCCGATGTGGTTCGACATCGTCATGACGTTGACGCTGACGATGTCAGGCATCCTCAACGCGATCGTCTCGCTCTCCCTCGTGCAGACCTTCCTGATGTTCGGCTTCGACGTGCGCCAGGAGTTCCCGCTCGCGCCGCCGCCGTGGACGTGGGCGGTCGCCGCGGGGGTTCTCCTGCTGGCGTGCATCGGCGTGTGGATGGGACGGATGATCCGGCTGAACAGCTGGGACATCGTGCTGCCGTGGCGCATCGTGGTGAAGATGGTCAGGCACCTGCGCCAGCCGGGGAAGGTGCGCGAGCTGCTGGGGTTCACCGTTGCGCACTGGGTCCTCCTCGCACTCCTGTACGTGGCGGTGTACGCCCCCGTCTCGATGCTCGTGCTGTCGGAGCTGAGGCTCGGGACGGCAGTGCGCTGACGGGGCTCCGGACCACCTGACGGACGCGCCCCACCAGCGGACCTACGGTGTCGTAGGTTTGTTCGGCGGTCATCGAGGTCGGTGCCGCCGACGTCTCACAAGGAGCTGGAATGTCACGTCCCCTGCGCTCGCGCACCTCCACCCACGGTCGGAACATGGCGGGCGCCCGCGCCCTCTGGCGCGCCACCGGCATGGGAGCGGACGACTTCGGCAAACCGATCATCGCGATCGCCAACTCCTACACGCAGTTCGTCCCCGGTCACGTGCACCTCAAGGACATGGGGGACCTCGTCGCCTCCGCGATCCGCGAGGCCGGCGGCGTGTCGAAGGAGTTCAACACCATCGCCGTCGACGACGGCATCGCGATGGGCCACGGCGGCATGCTCTACTCGCTGCCCAGCCGCGACCTCATCGCCGACTCGGTCGAGTACATGGTCAACGCGCACTGCGCCGACGCGATCGTCTGCATCTCCAACTGCGACAAGATCACGCCCGGCATGCTCAACGCCGCGCTGCGCCTGAACATCCCGGTCATCTTCGTCTCCGGCGGCCCGATGGAGGCCGGCAAGGCCGTGGTGGCGGACGGCGTCGCGAAGACCCCGCTCAACCTCGTCAACGCGATCAACTACGCGGCCGACGACGCCGTGAGCGACGCCGCGCTGGCCGAGGTCGAGGAGAACGCCTGCCCCACGTGCGGCTCGTGCTCGGGCATGTTCACAGCGAACTCCATGAACTGCCTCACCGAGGCCCTCGGGCTGTCGCTGCCCGGCAACGGCTCGACGCTGGCCACGCACGCCGCGCGCAAGGAGCTGTTCCTCGAGGCCGGCCGCACCATCGTCGACCTCGCCCGCCGCTACTACGAGGAGGAGGACGACTCGGCCGCGCCGCGCAGCATCGCGACCAAGGAGGCCTTCGGCAACGCGATGGCGCTCGACGTGGCGATGGGCGGGTCCACCAACACCGTCCTGCACATCCTGGCCGCGGCGCAGGAGGGCGAGATCGACTTCGACCTCACCGACATCGAGCGCATCTCCCGCGGGGTGCCGTGCCTGTCGAAGGTCGCGCCCAACCACCCGAACTTCCACATGGAGGACGTCCACCGCGCCGGCGGCATCCCCGCCCTGCTCGGCGAGCTGGACCGCGCCGGGCTGCTGAGCCACGACGTCACGTCCGTGCACACGCCGACGCTGCGGGCCTGGCTCGACGAGTGGGACATCCGCGGGGGAAGGCGAGCGAGCGCGCCGTCGAGCTCTTCCACGCCGCGCCCGGAGGGGTGCGCACGACGCAGGCGTTCTCGACGTCGAACCGCTGGGAGACGCTGGACACCGACGCGGCCGACGGCTGCATCCGCGACCTGGAGCACGCCTACACGGTCGAGGGCGGACTGGCCGTGCTGCGGGGCAACATCGCCGAGGACGGCGCCGTGTTCAAGACGGCCGGTGTCGATCCGGACGTCTTCCACTTCGTCGGCACCGCGCTGGTGTGCGAGTCGCAGGACGAGGCCGTGGACAAGATCCTCACCAAGCAGGTGAAGCCCGGTCACGTCGTCGTCGTGCGCTACGAGGGTCCCGCCGGCGGCCCCGGCATGCAGGAGATGCTCTACCCCACGTCGTTCATCAAGGGCCGCGGCCTCGGCAAGGTCTGCGCACTGATCACGGACGGCCGGTTCTCCGGCGGCTCGAGCGGCATCTCCATCGGGCACGTCTCGCCCGAGGCGGCGGCCGGCGGCACGATCGGCCTCATCGAGGACGGCGACGAGATCGAGATCGACGTCGACACCCGCCTCATCCGCCTCAACGTGCCCGACGCGGTGATCGCCGAGCGCCGCGCCAAGATGGAGGCCTCGGAGCACCCCTGGCAGCCGGTCGACCGCGACCGCTACGTCTCCCCGGCCCTGCAGGCGTACGCCGCGATGGCGACGTCGGCCGACCGCGGCGCCGTGCGCGACGTCTCCCTCATCCGGCACTGATCCCGCCCGGCTCCGCACGTGCCGCCGCCGGCGACGCCCCTTCGGGCTGTCGCCGGCGGCGGCACGTTCCTAGAGTGGGGTCATGACCGACACGGTGCGTCCAGAGATCGACATCAAGCCCCGCTCCCGACAGGTGACGGACGGCATCGAGGCGACGGCGTCGCGGGGGATGCTCCGTGCCGTCGGGATGGGCGACGACGACTGGGTCAAGCCCCAGATCGGCGTCGCGAGCTCGTGGAACGAGATCACCCCCTGCAACCTCTCGCTCGACCGGCTGGCCAAGGCCGTCAAGGAGGGGGTGCACGCCGGCGGGGGCTACCCGCTCGAGTTCGGCACCATCTCGGTCTCGGACGGCATCTCCATGGGGCACGAGGGGATGCACTTCTCGCTCGTCTCGCGCGACATCATCGCCGACTCCGTCGAGACGGTGATCTCGGCCGAGCGGCTCGACGGCTCCGTCCTGCTGGCGGGCTGCGACAAGTCCCTGCCCGGGATGCTGATGGCCGCCGCGCGGCTGGACCTGTCCTCGGTGTTCCTCTACGCCGGTTCGATCATGCCGGGGTGGGTGAAGCTCGAGGACGGCACCGAGAAGGACGTCACGCTGATCGACGCCTTCGAGGCCGTCGGCGCCTGCCAGCGCGGGCTGATGAGCAAGGGCGACCTGGACCGCATCGAGCGCGCGATCTGCCCGGGCGAGGGTGCCTGCGGCGGGATGTACACCGCCAACACGATGGCCTCGGTGGCCGAGGCGATGGGGATGTCGCTGCCGGGGTCGGCGGCCCCGCCGTCGGCCGACCGTCGCCGCGACATGTTCGCGCGGAAGTCGGGCGAGGCTGTGGTCGAGCTGCTGCGCCAGGGCATCACCGCCCGGCAGATCATGACGAAGGAGGCGTTCGAGAACGCCATCGCCGTCGTCATGGCGTTCGGCGGCTCGACGAACGCCGTGCTCCACCTGCTGGCGATCGCGCACGAGGCGGAGGTCGACCTCACGCTCGCCGACTTCGACCGCGTCGCGTCCCGGGTGCCGCACCTCGGTGACCTCAAGCCCTTCGGTCGCTACGTGATGAACGACGTCGACCGCATCGGTGGCGTGCCGGTGGTGATGAAGGCTCTGCTCGACGCCGGTCTGCTGCACGGGGACTGCCTGACGGTCACCGGGAGGACCGTCGCGGAGAACCTCGCCGACATCGACCCGCCGGACCCCGACGGCAAGATCCTCCGGGCGCTCGACAACCCGATCCACCGCACGGGCGGCATCACGATCCTGCACGGCTCGCTCGCGCCCGACGGCGCGGTGGTGAAGTCCGCCGGCTTCGACAACGACGTGTTCGAGGGGACGGCGCGCGTGTTCCAGCGCGAGCGCGCCGCGCTCGACGCGCTCGAGGACGGGACGATCACCGACGGCGACGTCGTGGTCATCCGCTACGAGGGGCCCAAGGGCGGACCGGGGATGCGCGAGATGCTCGCCATCACCGGGGCCATCAAGGGCGCCGGCCTGGGCAAGACCGTCCTGCTCCTCACCGACGGCCGGTTCTCCGGCGGTACCACCGGGCTGTGCGTCGGGCACGTCGCGCCCGAGGCCGTGGACGGCGGGCCGATCGCCTTCGTGAACGACGGCGACCGGATCCGGCTCGACGTGGCGAACAAGACGCTCGACGTGCTGGTCAGCGCGGAGGAGCTGGACGCCCGCAAGGAGGGGTGGCAGCCCCTGGCTCCCGTCTACTCGCGCGGGGTGCTGGCGAAGTACGCGAAGCTCGTCCAGTCCGCCTCGCGCGGCGCCATCCTGGAGTAGGTCGGCGAACCGCACGCGGGTCGGCGTGCAGATCCCCGGCGGCCCGGGACGGGGGCGCCGGGGCGGTGCCGCCGGGGGCGGTGCGCGACGGCGGGGGAGAGGGCCGTGGGCCGGAGAGTGGGCAGTGGAGCGGGCGCGGTGACGCAGGCCACAGAAACTGATTCCCCGCTTCTCCCTGACGCTCGGGCCGGCCCGGCCCCCGCCGCCGGGGCGCGTGATCGGCGTGATCTCGCGGCAGAACGGGTGTCCGGGTGGCGCGGCCAGCTGAGCAGGCGAGGAGCGAAGCCGCAGGATTCCGCCGTTTTGCCAGGTCAGCAACCCTGACGTAATGTTCTTGTCACACGGGGAAGCGAGCCGGACCGAGAGGGCCGGGGCTGACCGTGAATCCCAAGCGAAGAGCCGCTGAAGCGGTTCCACTGTCGCGGGGTCACCCTTGAGCTGGATCTGGTCAGGCCGTTGGTTTGACGGAGTGGCTTGGGGGGTGTAAGTTGGAGAAGTTGCCCCGGTTGGTCCGGGCCCCAGGGTTTGGGGTGTGGATGGACTGGTGTGGTGTGTTGTTTGAGAACTCAACAGTGTGTTTGTGAACTTGATGCCATTTGTTGGCCGGGTTCTGTGGCGCGGTCCTTCGGGGCATGCGTTGTGGGGTTTGGTTGACTGTTTTTGTTTTGCCGGGCGTCATGGCTTCCTTTGGGGGGTTGTGGTTGTTCGGGTTTTTGCTTGGATCATTGTCGTTAAATGATTCCCGTCGTGCTTTCGGGTGTGGTGGGGTTAGTTTTTGACGGAGAGTTTGATCCTGGCTCAGGACGAACGCTGGCGGCGTGCTTTACACATGCAAGTCGAACGATGATGGGGTGCTTGCATTCCTGATTAGTGGCGAACGGGTGAGTAACACGTGAGTAACCTGCCCCAGACTCTGGGATAACTCCGGGAAACCGGGGCTAATACTGGATATCACTTCCTGATGCATGTCGGGTTGTTGAAAGGGTTTCTGGTCTGGGATGGGCTCGCGGCCTATCAGCTTGTTGGTGGGGTGAAGGCCTACCAAGGCGATGACGGGTAGCCGGCCTGAGAGGGTGACCGGCCACACTGGGACTGAGACACGGCCCAGACTCCTACGGGAGGCAGCAGTGGGGAATATTGCACAATGGGCGAAAGCCTGATGCAGCGACGCCGCGTGAGGGATGACGGCCTTCGGGTTGTAAACCTCTTTCAGTAGGGAAGAAGCTTTCGGGTGACGGTACCTGCAGAAGAAGCGCCGGCTAACTACGTGCCAGCAGCCGCGGTAATACGTAGGGCGCAAGCGTTGTCCGGAATTATTGGGCGTAAAGAGCTCGTAGGCGGTTTGTCGCGTCTGCTGTGAAATCCCCAGGCTCAACTTGGGGCGTGCAGTGGGTACGGGCAGACTAGAGTGCGGTAGGGGAGACTGGAATTCCTGGTGTAGCGGTGGAATGCGCAGATATCAGGAGGAACACCGATGGCGAAGGCAGG
This window harbors:
- the gatB gene encoding Asp-tRNA(Asn)/Glu-tRNA(Gln) amidotransferase subunit GatB → MTTRPAVALVDFDDAVRRYDPVLGIEVHVELGTATKMFDGAPVTFGAEPNTQVTPVSLGLPGALPAVNRKAVESAIKIGLALNCEIAPVCRFARKNYFYPDVPKNFQTSQYDEPIAFDGWLDVELSDGEVVRVEIERAHMEEDAGKNTHVGGHDGRLQGAEYSLVDYNRAGIPLVEIVTRPIPGTGERAPEVAAAYVRTLRDIFRALDVSEAKMERGNVRADVNLSLRATPDSPLGTRTETKNVNSFRSVERAVRYEVSRQAAVLDAGGTVIQETRHFHESDASTSPGRVKSDAEDYRYFPEPDLVPVAPSREWVEEIRATLPELPAARRRRLDGEWGFAEAEMRDVVNAGALDLLEATVRAGSSPAAARKWWMGELARVANAGEVTLEELAITPAQVAQLQGLVDSGRLNDKLARQALEGVLAGEGDPEQVAAARGLEIVSDDGPLLEAIDAALAAQPDIAEKIRGGNLGPIGAVIGAVMKATRGQADAGRVRELVLERVAS
- a CDS encoding metal-dependent transcriptional regulator, producing MTTTPPLSAVAQDYLKLVWNAQEWSDAPLTVKALAQRLGVTAGTVSEGVRRLADVGLIDHARYGQIALTPAGRVAALAVVRRHRLVETLLVETFGYSWDEVHDEAEVLEHAISDELERRIDIHLGHPTHDPHGDPIPTADGEITIPAARHLGDLEAGECGVVTRVSDADPALLQRLAQERVVPGEHVRVTGRDSASALMFVAPLPHAEESGSTSSAPFGITALRHVWVVPG
- a CDS encoding DUF1361 domain-containing protein, which gives rise to MFATGPAVAVGALCVLGVNLYAAALIVLRARRYRTPLYKPMLLNIALSNVPIVLAVLGLVVVLLAQIPVIEDASLSWVGPTAFAATAVVFVAFFPNSAYLITELNFSHRKEGDGVPMWFDIVMTLTLTMSGILNAIVSLSLVQTFLMFGFDVRQEFPLAPPPWTWAVAAGVLLLACIGVWMGRMIRLNSWDIVLPWRIVVKMVRHLRQPGKVRELLGFTVAHWVLLALLYVAVYAPVSMLVLSELRLGTAVR
- the ilvD gene encoding dihydroxy-acid dehydratase codes for the protein MTDTVRPEIDIKPRSRQVTDGIEATASRGMLRAVGMGDDDWVKPQIGVASSWNEITPCNLSLDRLAKAVKEGVHAGGGYPLEFGTISVSDGISMGHEGMHFSLVSRDIIADSVETVISAERLDGSVLLAGCDKSLPGMLMAAARLDLSSVFLYAGSIMPGWVKLEDGTEKDVTLIDAFEAVGACQRGLMSKGDLDRIERAICPGEGACGGMYTANTMASVAEAMGMSLPGSAAPPSADRRRDMFARKSGEAVVELLRQGITARQIMTKEAFENAIAVVMAFGGSTNAVLHLLAIAHEAEVDLTLADFDRVASRVPHLGDLKPFGRYVMNDVDRIGGVPVVMKALLDAGLLHGDCLTVTGRTVAENLADIDPPDPDGKILRALDNPIHRTGGITILHGSLAPDGAVVKSAGFDNDVFEGTARVFQRERAALDALEDGTITDGDVVVIRYEGPKGGPGMREMLAITGAIKGAGLGKTVLLLTDGRFSGGTTGLCVGHVAPEAVDGGPIAFVNDGDRIRLDVANKTLDVLVSAEELDARKEGWQPLAPVYSRGVLAKYAKLVQSASRGAILE